The nucleotide window ACGGTAGCGGCACGATCGGGTCCTGGCGGCAGTGTCACGGTTGCACCGCtggcatctgctgctgcgccaaGTGGGAATGCCATCGCCAAATGCTCATCATGCGCTGCCGTCAGCGCCCACCGGCCCGCACACGACAGACAGGAATAGCCTCGCTGACAAGTAACTAGCAGTGCCTTGTCAGAAATACGGTCTGGCCGTAAGCATGACTAGTATTACTACTGCGATGCACCGTCCTCGCAATAACCTGCTATAAATATTGCCCACTGCATCCCAGCGACCGCAAATAGGCCCAAGAGTCCACAACCACCTACCTAACAGGCTACCACTGGCTGTCGGTcgcttgccgccgacgggtAGCCTACATACCGCGGGCTGTGCAGCGCTTAGGACGGACACAGCAACCACCGACTTTGGATgcatgctgcggcggcatggctgATTCATGCGCGACTGACTTCTGTCAATTCGCACAGAAGCAACTGCGTTATGATGAGCCTATGGGGGCCGCTCGGCAGCGCGTGCCGTGGCCATCAAGTGTCGAAACGCGCCGTCAACGAATCCGACATTGACCGGGTCAGGTTGGGCCAATCTCCCGTCCTGGCATCCAATGCCACGGCTTCGGCGGATGAACCATTGCCTTCAAAGGGCAGAGCGCAAGGCTGATGGAGGGTTGCCATCACCATGTGCTGTTTCGTTTCGCGTCTCACAATCGTCCTCGGGGGTGTTCGAGCCCAAGCGCCGCAGACTCAGGCTACCCCCGCTGTGCAGACTCGGGGCCTTGTTGGCACGGGCCCGGTCCGCCGTCCGTTCCGGTCGTTGCCAATCCTTTTTATCACAGGCACTCGTACAATAAGACGAAACAGAGACgacaaagagagagagggagagagagagagcgcgcgcACGACAGCGAGATAGAGGGCGGCAAACCGCTTCCGTAGCGTTCTGCTGGCGTGTTTCGGGGACTCGTGTGCCATGAGGCTGTGCGACTCTTCGCGCATTGTGGCCGGCGAGACAGCAaaggccgcagccgctctGTCGAGGAGTCGGATGGCAAAATGCCCGGGTCGGGCCCTTTCTGTGACTGTGAGGATATAGAGAGGAGGGCCGAATCATAGTGTGCCACTTTACCTCGTTCTTCGTACATGTGCATCTATCGTGTCAGCCGAAACGAGCACAGGAGTCGGCGAAGCATCAACCGGCTCGCGGTTGGTGACAATGGGTACGGAATACGAAGTAGTACCGCGGGAGTTGCTCCTTCCCTTTTGCGATGGTAGTTGGTTGCTTCCTGCCTTCCACTCGCACCCccgtgcctgcctgtctggcTGTCTGCTTGGCAGTGCCTGCCATCCTGCCATGCCACCATCATCTTGGTTGCCCACTTCGGTGGCGCCACCCCTGACCCAAGGTGGCGCGTGTTGTGGCACGCCTGTGGCTGGagctgcaggcaggcccTTGCCTCTGCTTAGCTAAGAATTCTATGAGCAGCTCGGATGAGCCTGCCAAGCGCAGCCCGCCTCCACTGCACTGCCTCCACCCGCGCGGCATGCGACTCGTCATGAAGCTAGACTTgctcagcggcagcagcagaaccaCCTTGACCACCGCCATCAGAGctctctcgtcgtcctccactCGATAACCAACCGCGAATCGACAGCTCCAGAGCCGTATACCCCCACGAAACGATCTACAACGCAGCCGGCCGCTCGCAagcgccacccgccgcccatcatgaaGCCTGTCGTCAGTGCCATGCACGCCTGGTCGTGGTCCGTCCTCCCCGAGCCTTCGCCGACCTGACTCCGTCTGCCCACGCTGACCAGACCATAGCACCGTCATCTCCGTGTTTGCGATAGTGATTCTCAGCGTACTCGCCATCCTCTTCCGCTCCGGCCACGAGGAGTTTGTCGGGGGTCGAGACGACCCGACAGACGGCAAGGCCGTCTCGGGGACCATCTTTACCGCCGTCATCGTATACGCCGTGCGTGTTCGCCTCCGATAATCGAACGAAGCATCCTGCTAATCTATTGCTTGCCCAGGCATTCCTCGTCTTCTGCGGCTTCCAAGGGCTGCTCCATGTCCGAGAGAGCCGAAGGGGTGCCATCGCCCTGTAGAAGCGGGTCGCTGCCTTTGAGGAATCGAATCTTGGCGCTGGCGTTTTTGACATTGGTTTCTTCTTTAAAGTTTCTGAGGACGGCAGTAAAGAGTCGGAGAACTCAAGCCTTGTCGCGCGGAAAGACGGGACACGACACTGTCTGCTGTACACGACCGAAGCGACGAACTGCTAGTGGGCTGGACATGCCTGGAGCGGTTTACAGAGTCAACTGTACGAACAACGGGTGCGACGAACGAATAGATCTGTACTTGACATGAACTATTGGCGCTTAATTGACTGAGCACAGGGCGGCCCCGTGACGGAGCACTTTCATCCTCAAACAGTGCGGCTCCCGCAGACATGTATTCCTCGTTCTTTTGCTCCGGAACCATTCTGTACCGTGCCCAGACGTCGCTGGTGTTCCTTTCCGCCCCTTGACTTTCCAGGACCTCGATTCAATTCAATCACCCGCGTGTATGTGACGTAACCCGGATGGCCGTGTGGATGGTAATTCCACCCAGCGCGGCCTCATCACAGCTTTCCCCCTTCTCTACGGTGGTGATCCATACTGGCTTGTCGCTGTCTCTCGATGACGTCGCTCCGCTCTCACCGCTACTGCCGACATgtgccgcctcctcgtcgcaaCGAGACGGGCGCGTCGTCAGTTCCACCCACTGCGGCCTGCTGGAACGGTGGACGGTGGTGACGGTGCGGCGGACGGTGGTCGAAGACTTGGGCCGAGAGCGAGACCCCCGGCGGCTCCGTCGCTTGAAGAGCGGGCGAAGCGTCGGTATCGAGGCCGCGATGATGCCCACGCTGGGCTCGATGGAAGACCACATGGCCGTGTTCCTGCGATTCGTCCAGTCAgcaacgccgccaacgagcAACGTCCGCCCTGGAAATGAAAACTGGGGGCCTTTTGTCGTCACTTGCATGGTCGACTTGAAGTAGCCGGGCGTGGAGTCTTCGGTGAATGTCAGCGTCGTCATGCGAACGATGATGGTGATTCCCGCGCTGTGCCGTTTCTCGTTAGCAATTCatggcaggcgggcggcgatggcgatggcgacggctggCAGGGAGGCTTTCTCGTCGGCTCACTCACACGATACTCAGGCCCAGCAAGGCAATGACCGTCACCTTGTTGCGCGTCTCCATCCGGACGTTCCATAGCATCACCACGGGCAGCAagcccaccacccacgccgACAGGGCCGATACGGCGGCGTGCACCATGGCAACCGTCGACACAGTCCCTTCTCCGATGCAATATGCCGACGGagcggtgatgccgccgcgtccgcctgcttcatctcctccccttcctcctcctccatcaccacctgctgctgtcgctccAATTTCATGcaccgtgctgctgccgccgccgcggtagCGCACGCGATCCCAAAAGAAAGACGGTGGCCAGCACTGCAGCAAGGTGGTGAGGAGATACCCAGCCGACGCAaatgccgcggcggcgagaagcgcgTGAAGGACCCGCCGGTGCAGCCGGCGCGTCACGATGCGCAGCAGGAAGAGGCACACGGAGACGCGGATGGCGAGCGTCGTGAGAGCGTAGATGGCGGTGCAGATGTAGATGCCCTTCATGGAGGTGACGACGtgctccacgccgccgccgccgccgccgccgccgccaccgccaccggcaTGACGCTGGTCGCCCTGGCCCATGGCGCCGTACGTGGCGCCGCGCATAGTAATGGAGCTCGAGACAAGAAACAGCGTCTGCGACAAGAGGGGGAAAAAAGAGAATTTAGCGCTCTGAAACGAAAGCGTCTTCTGATGAAGCGCCAAGGCGGGAGTTTGCTGGCTTTGGGATGGATAATGGTCTTACCGTGGCGATCATGATGGCCCAGTCGTCGGGGGCAAAGGAGCGGGTGATGAAGACGCGCACGTAGATCCTCAGGCCGGAGAAGATGAGGCAGGGGATGATGAGGCCCAGCTGCACCCAGAATAGGCGCATGCCCtctccgccggcggccatgttggtttgcgctgcgcgaggaggctTTCCCTTTCCTCGCTTGTTGGACCAGTTCGGTTGTTGTTTCGTCACGCTGGACGATGGAGCTGGCACGAAGAGTGACAGTCAAGGGGGATaaatggtggtgatgaggccATCATGGGACGTAAAACCGTTGGAAATGCATGAACTTTGCGGACATGTGCTGCAGCTCGACTTCAGATTCACCggtgctcgcccgcgccgatgGGCCTGCCGGATTCACAGGAAAGCAGGCGCCGGGTCAACGGCCCATGAAAGACagaagcccgccgctcctcgcctTTCTCCCTGCGGCTTGGAGCCTCCCGTGGCGTTGGAAGGCAAAGAATTCCCTATCACATGGTGAGGTAAGACTGACTGGATGCTTGAATGTCCGCTTTACGTGCCGCGTTGAGCCCCGGAccggcgacgcggcgtcCGCAAGGCCGGACCGGAAATG belongs to Purpureocillium takamizusanense chromosome 1, complete sequence and includes:
- a CDS encoding uncharacterized protein (COG:S~TransMembrane:7 (o12-31i43-61o99-123i135-155o223-244i256-275o323-346i)~EggNog:ENOG503NZ3B); protein product: MAAGGEGMRLFWVQLGLIIPCLIFSGLRIYVRVFITRSFAPDDWAIMIATTLFLVSSSITMRGATYGAMGQGDQRHAGGGGGGGGGGGGVEHVVTSMKGIYICTAIYALTTLAIRVSVCLFLLRIVTRRLHRRVLHALLAAAAFASAGYLLTTLLQCWPPSFFWDRVRYRGGGSSTVHEIGATAAGGDGGGGRGGDEAGGRGGITAPSAYCIGEGTVSTVAMVHAAVSALSAWVVGLLPVVMLWNVRMETRNKVTVIALLGLSIVAGITIIVRMTTLTFTEDSTPGYFKSTMQVTTKGPQFSFPGRTLLVGGVADWTNRRNTAMWSSIEPSVGIIAASIPTLRPLFKRRSRRGSRSRPKSSTTVRRTVTTVHRSSRPQWVELTTRPSRCDEEAAHVGSSGESGATSSRDSDKPVWITTVEKGESCDEAALGGITIHTAIRVTSHTRG
- a CDS encoding uncharacterized protein (COG:S~EggNog:ENOG503P5CT~TransMembrane:2 (i12-31o51-75i)), producing MKPVVSAMHAWSCTVISVFAIVILSVLAILFRSGHEEFVGGRDDPTDGKAVSGTIFTAVIVYAAFLVFCGFQGLLHVRESRRGAIAL